A genome region from Chryseobacterium sp. G0186 includes the following:
- a CDS encoding type IA DNA topoisomerase yields MKLCIAEKPSVARDIAKVLGATMPKQGYMEGNGYCVTWTFGHLCTLKEPHDYGPQYKSWNLFLLPIIPISFGIKLIPNKGVENQFKVIERLVEECDEVINCGDAGQEGELIQRWVLQKAKCNKPIQRLWISSLTEEAIKEGFACLKPADDYKNLYLAGNARAIGDWLLGINATRLFTKKFGGNKAVLSIGRVQTPTLAMLVQRQKEIDAFTTEEYWELKTKYRDVIFNAAIDRLKTLDRAEKGLEYLKENIFEIVSFEIKEGKEKNPRLFDLTGLQVEANKKYGYSAENTLNYIQSLYEKKHVTYPRVDTTYLSESLYPKIEGILRKMSFYQDLISPLLEAPIPKSKAVFDDAKVTDHHAIIPTEVPPSQNLSREEKLIYDLIAKRFISVFYPECKISNTLVEAKVGTIPFKTSGKQILEPGWRAVYAKEPKEESSDKEKDKEEEQTIPEFIVGESGPHDPMIHQGKTSPPKPYTEATLLRAMETAGKQVEDEELRELLKNNGIGRPSTRANIIETLFKRKYIEKKRKNLIATQTGIQLIDTIEDELLKSPELTGEWESKLRKIEKGEYEANLFKEELIQMVTELTKKVVDGKGKVITLQEEEKEEVKEKKKREPAQKKELQTWEETKCPKCKEHNLIKGKTAVGCSDFKNCGFKITFDIFGKKLSDKQLLDLVLKGKTSKLKGFSAHSEGLTEGVLSLTDDFRVQLS; encoded by the coding sequence ATGAAATTATGTATTGCCGAGAAACCTAGTGTTGCCAGAGATATTGCCAAAGTATTAGGTGCTACCATGCCTAAACAGGGCTATATGGAGGGTAACGGATACTGTGTGACATGGACGTTCGGACATCTCTGTACGTTAAAAGAGCCTCATGATTACGGTCCGCAGTACAAATCCTGGAACCTGTTTTTACTGCCTATTATTCCCATTAGCTTTGGAATAAAGCTGATCCCGAATAAAGGGGTTGAAAATCAGTTTAAGGTAATTGAAAGACTTGTCGAAGAATGTGATGAAGTCATCAACTGCGGGGATGCCGGGCAGGAGGGAGAATTGATCCAGCGTTGGGTTTTGCAGAAAGCAAAATGCAACAAACCCATTCAGCGTTTATGGATTTCTTCATTGACGGAAGAGGCCATTAAAGAGGGCTTTGCCTGCTTAAAACCTGCTGATGATTATAAAAATTTATATCTGGCCGGAAATGCAAGGGCAATAGGGGATTGGCTGTTGGGAATCAATGCAACAAGGCTTTTTACAAAGAAATTTGGAGGAAATAAAGCTGTTCTTTCCATTGGAAGGGTACAAACCCCGACATTGGCGATGCTTGTTCAGCGGCAGAAAGAAATTGATGCCTTTACCACAGAAGAATATTGGGAACTGAAAACCAAGTACCGGGACGTTATTTTCAATGCTGCGATTGACCGATTGAAAACGCTGGATAGAGCGGAAAAAGGTCTGGAATATCTTAAAGAAAATATCTTTGAGATTGTTTCCTTTGAAATTAAAGAAGGAAAAGAGAAAAATCCAAGGCTTTTTGACTTAACGGGACTTCAGGTGGAAGCCAATAAGAAATACGGATATTCAGCAGAGAATACATTGAATTATATCCAAAGTCTTTACGAAAAGAAACATGTTACCTATCCGCGTGTAGATACCACTTACTTATCGGAAAGTCTTTATCCGAAGATTGAGGGAATTCTTAGAAAAATGAGTTTCTATCAGGACCTGATTTCTCCGTTACTGGAAGCACCTATTCCTAAGTCAAAAGCCGTTTTTGATGATGCGAAAGTAACCGATCACCATGCGATTATTCCTACGGAGGTTCCTCCGTCTCAAAATCTGAGCAGGGAAGAAAAACTGATCTATGATTTAATAGCGAAACGTTTTATTTCCGTGTTTTATCCTGAATGTAAAATTTCCAATACTTTGGTGGAAGCTAAGGTAGGAACGATTCCTTTTAAAACCAGTGGTAAGCAGATCCTGGAACCGGGATGGAGAGCGGTGTATGCCAAGGAACCTAAAGAAGAATCATCCGATAAGGAAAAAGATAAGGAAGAGGAACAGACGATTCCTGAATTCATTGTAGGTGAATCGGGACCACACGATCCCATGATTCATCAGGGAAAAACTTCACCTCCGAAACCCTATACGGAAGCAACATTGCTTAGAGCAATGGAAACTGCCGGAAAGCAGGTAGAAGATGAAGAGTTACGTGAATTGTTAAAGAATAACGGAATAGGAAGGCCATCTACCCGTGCCAACATTATAGAAACTCTTTTCAAAAGAAAATATATTGAAAAGAAAAGAAAAAACCTGATTGCCACTCAAACCGGAATTCAGCTTATTGATACCATTGAGGATGAACTTTTAAAAAGTCCGGAATTAACGGGTGAATGGGAATCTAAGCTTCGTAAAATTGAAAAAGGTGAATATGAAGCCAATCTTTTTAAAGAAGAACTGATTCAGATGGTAACGGAGCTTACCAAAAAAGTAGTGGATGGAAAAGGAAAAGTAATTACCCTGCAGGAAGAAGAAAAAGAAGAAGTAAAGGAAAAGAAAAAGAGGGAACCTGCCCAGAAAAAGGAACTTCAAACCTGGGAAGAGACGAAGTGTCCGAAATGTAAGGAACATAATCTGATTAAGGGAAAAACCGCTGTCGGATGCTCCGATTTTAAGAATTGCGGGTTTAAAATTACCTTTGATATTTTCGGGAAAAAGCTTTCTGATAAACAGCTTTTGGATCTTGTCTTAAAAGGGAAAACTTCAAAATTAAAAGGTTTCAGTGCCCATTCTGAAGGATTAACAGAGGGGGTGCTTTCGTTGACAGACGATTTCCGGGTTCAGCTTTCTTAA
- a CDS encoding EamA family transporter codes for MSNSKNRWLVPLAFTNIYVIWGITFLAISFGLKGFPPFILSGLRFLVAGILMIGYLLSRGEKANSLINWKKNAITGVLILTGGTGLVAWGEQYVTASEAAISIATGPFWFIAIDKKNWKYYFSDKFIPIGLAIGFVGLILFLKGSVHSSAAHAVANEQIRITAFIVLALSSIAWVLGSLYSKKNPASQSTFMNIAQQLIVAGLASFLIAFFRKEWTGFSVSAIPLSAWLGVLFLIFFGSIVAYLSYIWLLSVKPAALVSTHTYINPIVTVIAGWVIANQSINGGQLYGLAVILLGVLLTNVTKYFRLSKRSKVKIRRIRRFFNRTGKRYQPI; via the coding sequence ATGAGCAATTCTAAAAACAGATGGCTGGTACCGCTGGCATTTACAAACATCTATGTAATATGGGGAATTACGTTTTTAGCTATTTCATTTGGCTTAAAAGGTTTTCCGCCATTCATTCTTTCAGGGCTTAGATTCCTGGTTGCCGGTATCCTGATGATTGGCTATCTTCTGTCTAGGGGAGAAAAAGCAAATTCTTTGATTAACTGGAAGAAAAATGCCATCACCGGGGTTCTTATCCTTACGGGAGGAACGGGTCTTGTAGCCTGGGGTGAGCAATATGTAACAGCTTCGGAGGCTGCCATTTCCATTGCAACAGGACCATTTTGGTTCATCGCGATTGACAAAAAAAACTGGAAATATTATTTTTCAGATAAGTTTATCCCGATAGGATTGGCCATTGGCTTTGTAGGATTAATTTTATTCTTAAAAGGAAGTGTTCATTCAAGTGCGGCACATGCAGTAGCGAATGAACAGATTCGTATCACCGCATTTATTGTCCTGGCATTAAGTTCTATTGCCTGGGTTTTAGGATCTTTATATTCCAAAAAAAATCCGGCTTCACAATCTACCTTTATGAACATTGCTCAACAGCTTATTGTAGCAGGATTAGCCTCATTTCTTATTGCATTTTTCAGAAAGGAATGGACAGGTTTTTCAGTTTCTGCAATCCCATTATCGGCATGGCTGGGAGTTCTGTTTTTGATCTTCTTTGGATCTATAGTCGCTTATTTGTCGTACATTTGGCTGTTGTCCGTGAAACCCGCCGCCCTAGTAAGCACCCATACCTACATTAACCCGATTGTTACAGTTATTGCCGGATGGGTTATAGCCAATCAGAGCATCAATGGAGGTCAGTTATATGGTTTGGCAGTCATATTGCTGGGAGTACTTCTTACGAATGTTACCAAGTATTTCAGGCTTTCAAAACGGTCAAAAGTAAAGATTAGAAGAATAAGAAGATTTTTTAACAGGACAGGCAAGCGATATCAGCCTATTTAA
- a CDS encoding methionine ABC transporter ATP-binding protein encodes MIEIRNISKTFHQKKQSFKALDQVSLNIDKGDIVGIIGFSGAGKSTLIRTVNLLERPDEGQVIINGKDFTRLSSKQLAEERKKIGMIFQHFNLLSSRTVFDNIALPLELDHTGKDQINKKVNELLKIVGLEDKTHDYPRSLSGGQKQRVAIARALANDPHLLLCDEATSALDPVTTQSILQLLRDINQRLGITILLITHEMEVIKAVCNHVAVIDQGKLLAKGTLSEIISDRQNPVIQQFINSDIMTLPQELNSRLQKEPQDGLFPLVEIELNENISVEQLLSTLHNEYKIPYKLLKADVEYYGNSNFGKLLLQLQGEAEKNQQALYYFNQNKIQNTVKGYA; translated from the coding sequence ATGATAGAAATCAGAAATATATCAAAAACATTCCACCAGAAAAAACAGTCTTTTAAGGCGTTGGATCAGGTGAGCCTCAATATAGACAAGGGAGATATCGTGGGAATCATCGGGTTTTCCGGTGCAGGAAAAAGTACCCTGATCCGTACCGTTAATTTATTGGAAAGACCGGATGAAGGGCAGGTAATTATTAATGGAAAGGATTTCACCCGATTAAGTTCCAAACAACTGGCTGAGGAGCGTAAAAAAATCGGAATGATCTTCCAGCATTTTAATCTTCTTTCTTCGAGAACTGTTTTTGATAATATAGCACTTCCTTTGGAACTGGATCATACCGGCAAGGATCAGATTAATAAAAAAGTCAACGAATTACTGAAAATTGTAGGACTTGAAGATAAGACCCATGATTATCCCAGAAGTCTTTCAGGAGGGCAAAAACAAAGAGTAGCCATTGCAAGGGCATTAGCCAATGATCCTCACCTATTGCTTTGCGACGAAGCAACGAGTGCTCTTGACCCTGTAACCACGCAATCTATCTTGCAGTTATTAAGGGACATTAATCAAAGGCTTGGTATTACCATTCTTCTGATTACCCATGAAATGGAAGTCATCAAGGCTGTTTGTAACCACGTTGCCGTTATAGACCAAGGAAAATTATTAGCAAAAGGAACTTTAAGTGAGATTATTTCGGACAGGCAAAATCCGGTGATCCAACAGTTCATAAACTCAGACATCATGACCCTGCCACAGGAACTCAATAGCAGACTACAGAAAGAGCCACAGGATGGTTTATTTCCCCTGGTCGAAATAGAACTTAACGAAAACATCAGCGTTGAACAACTTCTTTCAACTCTACATAATGAATATAAAATCCCTTACAAACTTTTGAAAGCGGATGTAGAATACTACGGAAACTCCAATTTTGGAAAACTGCTGCTGCAACTTCAGGGAGAAGCTGAGAAGAACCAGCAGGCCCTTTATTATTTCAATCAAAATAAAATTCAAAATACAGTAAAAGGATATGCTTAG
- the metI gene encoding methionine ABC transporter permease MetI: MLSDTVIALLAKGTWETVYMTFVSGFFGFVLGLPVGILLFLTRKGQLLENALYHRTLSILVNIFRAIPFIILIVWMIPFTRILAGTSIGVNAALVPLSVGAAPFIARLVENSLIEVPHGLIETARALGASPFQIIRKVLLPEALPSLVNNATITLITLVGYSAMGGAVGAGGLGQVGYQYGYIGYDIVIMNTVLILLVLLVFIIQFMGDRLSKKFDHR, encoded by the coding sequence ATGCTTAGTGATACGGTAATTGCCCTTTTGGCAAAAGGAACCTGGGAAACAGTTTATATGACATTTGTGTCCGGTTTTTTTGGATTTGTGCTTGGTCTTCCGGTTGGTATTTTATTGTTCTTAACAAGAAAAGGACAACTTCTGGAAAATGCATTGTACCACAGAACCCTTTCTATCCTCGTTAATATTTTCCGCGCGATTCCGTTTATTATTTTAATAGTATGGATGATTCCTTTTACAAGAATTTTAGCCGGAACATCCATTGGTGTGAATGCAGCATTGGTTCCATTAAGCGTGGGGGCTGCCCCTTTTATAGCGAGATTAGTAGAAAACAGCCTTATCGAGGTTCCTCATGGATTAATCGAAACGGCAAGAGCCTTGGGAGCTTCACCTTTTCAGATTATCAGAAAAGTTCTTCTTCCGGAAGCGCTTCCATCACTTGTAAACAATGCAACCATCACTTTAATCACTCTGGTAGGTTACTCTGCAATGGGAGGAGCTGTAGGAGCCGGTGGATTGGGACAGGTAGGATATCAATATGGGTACATCGGTTATGATATTGTGATCATGAACACCGTCCTGATTTTGCTTGTTCTTCTTGTGTTTATCATACAATTCATGGGAGACAGATTATCTAAGAAGTTCGACCATAGATAA